GCACGATCATCTCGCCGGCCCGGTTGCGCTTGGTGCGGTTGCCCAGCAGCGTCTGCCAGTACTGGAACGTGGCGTTTCTCGTCGTCACGGCCTGGATGCGCTTCGAATGGGGGTCGGATGCCATGGGCTGAACCCTGTTCCCTTCTCGGTCGAGGCGTCGCACGCACGGCGACGTGACGAGCGTACCGAGCCTGACGCCCCCATGACCGCCGGTGGGTCGGGGGTGGATGCCGGTGCCGCCGGCTTCTCGCGAGGCGGCTACGCGGCAGGGGTGCGGCGCAGCAGCAGGAGCCCGTCGTCGAGATGCGCCGGTTCGCCGTCCGGCGAGGTCGCGGCACGGCTGCGGACCTCGGCGATCTCGACGGTCCACTCCCGCGGGTCGGGGGCCAGCAGCGCCAGCTCTTCGGCCGGGCTGAGCATGGCCGGGTGCTCATGCGCCATCTCGCGCGCCCACGGCGGCGGTGCGGCGTGGGAGATCACGAGCAGCGCACCGCCGGGTGCGACGCGGGCACTCGCCGCCCGCAGGATCTCGATGCGCGGGAAGTCCGGCTCCCACGAATGCAGGAAGCTCGCCGTCACCAGGTCGAACGGACCCTCCGGCAGCGCTGCCGCCGCGTCGCACGCGAGGAAGACGACGCGGTCCTCGCCCAGCCCGCGGGCCCGAGCGGCCTCGGTCGCCCGGCGCACGGCGGTGGCCGATACGTCGAGACCGGTGACCTGCCATCCACGCTCGGCGAGCCACACGGCATCCGCTCCCTCGCCACTGCCGACCTCGAGCGCCGTCCCCGTCGAGGTCCCGGATGTGAGACTCTCGGCAACGCCGGCGAACGTCGCGTTGACCCGCCCCGACCAGACCTTCTCCTCGGTCGCATAGTGCGCCTCCCAGTGCGCGTTCCGGCGCTCGGCGGCCACGGCGCGGGCGCCGTCCTCGCCGACGAGAACGGCGTTGGCACCGGCCCCGGCCATCGAGCCGGCGCCCATCGACAGCGGGACGTTGCCATACGGGGCGGTGACGTTGCCGGCCGCGAACACGCGTGGGTGGCTCGTCGCACCGCGCGCATCGACGACGATCGCCCCCTCGGCGCGGGCGAGGTCGAGCCCGGCGAGGAAGCCGTCGTCCAGGCGGGGGACCGGTGCGGTGAACAGGGCGTCGATTTCGTGTACCGAGCCGTCTGCGGTGCGAACGGCGACCAGGCGTTCATCATGGGTGACGACCTCGACCACGGGTGCCTCGACGGCGCGGATCCCGCGGGCCGACAGCCGCTCGGCGACGTCGGGCTCGAGGGTGCCGGCCTCCGCAGTGAACGCGACCACATCGCCGCTCCACTGCCGCACGAGTTCGATCTGATGGATGCTCGAGGGCGAGGTCGCCAGCACGCCGAGCGCGCGGCCTGTGACCTCCCACCCATGGCAGTACGGGCAGTGCAGCACACCGCGCCCCCACTGCGCGGCGAGTCCCGGGATGTCGGGCAGCTCGTCCCCGATGCCGGTGGTCACCACGACCGTGCGCGTCACATCCACCGCTCCGTCGGCGCGGCGGACGCGCATCGACTCGCCCTGGTCATCGACGCCGGCGACCTCACCCGGCTCGATCACGACACCGTACGCCGCCGCCTCCGCCCGCCCCCGCGCGAGCAGCTTCTGCGGGTCGATCCCGTCGTGGCCGAGCACGCCGTGCATGTGATCCGTGAACCGGTTCCGCGGATTGCCCGCGTCGATGACGAGGGTGCGTCGCCGTGCCCGTCCCAGCATCTGGGCGGCGCTGAGCCCTGCCACTCCGCCGCCGATGATGATCGCGTCCCAAGATGTGTGTCCCATGGCATCCACTCTCTCCGCGGAGTGGGCACTATTGCAAACAACCTTGCCGAATTGGCAAGATGAGGGAATGCGGAATGAGATCGAACAGGTGGGTCCGCGTCTGCGCGCGGCGCGGCAGGCGCGCGGGTGGACCCTCGAAGAGCTCGCCACCCGGACGGGACTGTCGGTGAGCACCCTCTCGCGGCTGGAAGCCGGCAAACGGCAGGCATCACTCGAGCTGCTGCTGCCGATCACCCGTCAGCTCGGCATCCGGATCGACGATCTGCTGCCCGGAGAGTCGGGCGATCCGCGGGTGCGGCGGGAGACCGTGCGTCGCGATGGGATGCTGATCGCGCCGCTCACCCTCGACCGGTCGCCGGTGCAGGCGTTCAAGATCACCTATGCGCCGGCCCCCGCGCCGCCGGCGCCGCGCGTACACGACGGGTTCGAGTGGCTCTACGTCCTCAGCGGCCGCCTGCGGCTCGTCCTCGACGACACCGAGCACGTGCTCGAGCGGGGCGAAGCAGCCGAGTTCGACACCCGGTTGCCGCACAGCATGACCGCGATGCCCGAAGGTCCGGCCGAGGTGCTCAGCATCTTCAGCGCGTCGGGCGAGCGCATCCACACCCATCTCGGCGGTGCCTGACCAGGCGCCTCCGCCGAAATCGCTGTCACTCGTTCCTGGCCGACCGCAGCGGCGAGCCCGCCGCGACTGCGAACGTCGGGCCCGAGCCGTAGCGTGTGCCCAGGCGTGGGGCGAGGGTCGGGTCGAGTCCTGCCCCCTCGGCGACGCGCCGGCGGGCGGTCAGCCCGCCCAGACGGACGCTCAGTACCAGCCGTGGGACTGCGAGTGGTTCCACGCGCCGCACGGGGTGCCGTAGCGACCGTCGATGTAGCCCAGGCCCCACTTGATCTGCGTGGCGGGGTTGGTCTGCCAGTCCGAGCCCGCGCTGGCCATCTTGCTGCCGGGCAGCGCCTGCGGGATGCCGTACGCGCCGCTCGAGGAGTTGTGCGCCTGATAGTTCCAGCCCGACTCCCGGCTCCACAGTGCGTCGAGGCACTGGAACTGGTCGTCGCCCCAGCCGCGCTGCGCGAGCATGTCGCGGGCGATGGCGCGGGCGTCGCCGCCCGAGTAGTTCGACGAACCCGACGAGGTGGGGGCCGGTGCGGCCGTCGACCGCTGCGCCGCGGCGCGTTCGGCAGCTGCGGCCTTCTCGGCGGCTTCGCGCTCGGCCTTGGCCTTCGCCTCGGCGGCGGCCTTCTTCTTGGCAGCCTCCTCGGCCGCCTTCTTCGCCTTGGCGTCGGTCAGTGCCTTCTGCAGCGAGTCGATGGCATCCCGAACCTGCTCGGTCTCGGCCACCGTCTCGTCGGTCATGTGCGGGATGAACAGCGCGGGGGTCAGCTCGATCACGCGCAGCTCGCCGGCCAGGTCGCGCAGGTCGCTCGTGTCGATCGCGACCGTGACATCGCCCAGATCGAGATCGGATGCCGCGACCTCAGCCTTCACATCGGCGACCACGTCGGCGGCCGTGCCCAGCACGGCGGTGGCGTCGGTCAGGGCGGCGGTGCTCTCCGCGGTGATCTCGGCGATGGGCTCGTCGACGACGTAGCCGACGGCGCGCAGCACGGGCGCCGTCGTGGTCGTGACGGTCTCTTCGGTGTCGGCGTGGGCCGCCGGAACCGAGCCGGTCAGGCCGCTCGTGACAACGGCGGTGCCGAGGACGAGGCCGAGTGCGACGGTGGCGGGAGTCAGCGCGCGACGGAGGGGACGAGTCGAAACAGAACGCATGAATGAGGGGGTCTTCCGGGTTGTCAGCACCGGCAGGAGTGCACCGGTGTGCGTCCTCGGGCGGACACAAAGCACCGAGTCTGCCACAGGGAATCTGGATGTTTACCGGGCATTTCCTGGACGCGGTGCGTTTCGGGTGGTCGAAGGGCGGTGATTTCAGCGCGACCGGCGCCCCGAATCGCCCTCGATTTCGGCCGCGAATTCACCCCCGCCTCGGTGCCGGGCGATAGCCTGTGCACGATGTCGATTCCCACCTCTGACGGCCGTTCCGGAACCACTCCGAGCGGGGGCGTCCCGACCTCGACGAGGTCGATTCCGGTGTCGCCCGCGGCGCGCTGGCGGGCGTTCTGGGTGTGCGTCTCGGTCGCCGCGCTGACGATCATGGATCTCACCAAGGTGAACGTCGCCGTGCCCGTCATCGGCGATGTTCTGGATGCCGGATCCACCGAACTCCAGCTCATCGTGTCGGGCTTCGTGCTCACCTTCGGGCTCACGCTCGTGCCGATGGGACGCCTGGGCGATCAGCGCTCGCGGCGCATGCTGTTCATCGTCGGACTCAGCCTCTACACGTTCACGAGCATCCTGTGCGCAGTGGCGCCGTCCGCCCCGGTCCTGGTCGTCGGACGACTGCTGCAGGGTCTGGCTGCCGGCATCCAGATGCCGCAGGTTCTCGGCATGGTCCAGGAACTGTTCCGGGGCAAGGAGCGCGGCCGCGCGTTCGGCCTGTTCGGCGCCACGATCGGCATCGCCACTGCGTTCGGCCCGACGCTGGGCGGCCTGCTCATCGCCCTGGGCGGACCGCAGGACGGCTGGCGGCTCATCTTCTGGATGAACGTGCCGCTGTGCCTGCTGGCGATCGCGGGAGTCATCTGGCTGCTGCCCACCACCCGGCACGCCTCCCCGCACCCGGTGGCCCTCGACCCGGTCGGCATCCTGCTGTTCGCCGCCACCGTGGTGTCGCTGATGTGGCCGTTCCTGTTCACGACGGGTGCGCCCACCGACGACCCCGCACGATGGTGGCTGCTGGCGGCGTTCGTGCTGTTCGTCTCGGCCTTCATCGCGTGGGAGCGGCACTACGCCGCACGCGGCAAAGATCCGCTGGTGTCGCTGCCGATGTTCAAGATCCCGTCGTTCCGCAACGGCACGCTCCTGCAGACCGCCTACTTCACCGGTACGCCCGCGCTGTTCCTGGTCACGACGCTCTTCCTGCAGATCGGCCTCGGGCTCGCGCCGGTCTATGCCGGCATGACCTCGATCGGGTTCGCGCTGGCCAGCGCGGTCACCTCGTGGATCGGCGGCAACCTGGTCGCCACCCACGGCCGGATCGTGGTCGTCTGGGGCATGGTCGGAATTCTGCTGGGCGCCGGCGGGCTCATGCTCACCGCCCTGTACGCCGATCCGGAGTGGATCCCGTGGCTCATGGCGGCGGTGATGACGGTCGCCGGCGCCGGCGGCGGCTTCGTGATCGCCCCGAACCAGACCCTC
This DNA window, taken from Microbacterium invictum, encodes the following:
- a CDS encoding bifunctional NAD(P)/FAD-dependent oxidoreductase/class I SAM-dependent methyltransferase, which produces MGHTSWDAIIIGGGVAGLSAAQMLGRARRRTLVIDAGNPRNRFTDHMHGVLGHDGIDPQKLLARGRAEAAAYGVVIEPGEVAGVDDQGESMRVRRADGAVDVTRTVVVTTGIGDELPDIPGLAAQWGRGVLHCPYCHGWEVTGRALGVLATSPSSIHQIELVRQWSGDVVAFTAEAGTLEPDVAERLSARGIRAVEAPVVEVVTHDERLVAVRTADGSVHEIDALFTAPVPRLDDGFLAGLDLARAEGAIVVDARGATSHPRVFAAGNVTAPYGNVPLSMGAGSMAGAGANAVLVGEDGARAVAAERRNAHWEAHYATEEKVWSGRVNATFAGVAESLTSGTSTGTALEVGSGEGADAVWLAERGWQVTGLDVSATAVRRATEAARARGLGEDRVVFLACDAAAALPEGPFDLVTASFLHSWEPDFPRIEILRAASARVAPGGALLVISHAAPPPWAREMAHEHPAMLSPAEELALLAPDPREWTVEIAEVRSRAATSPDGEPAHLDDGLLLLRRTPAA
- a CDS encoding helix-turn-helix domain-containing protein, producing MRNEIEQVGPRLRAARQARGWTLEELATRTGLSVSTLSRLEAGKRQASLELLLPITRQLGIRIDDLLPGESGDPRVRRETVRRDGMLIAPLTLDRSPVQAFKITYAPAPAPPAPRVHDGFEWLYVLSGRLRLVLDDTEHVLERGEAAEFDTRLPHSMTAMPEGPAEVLSIFSASGERIHTHLGGA
- a CDS encoding lytic transglycosylase domain-containing protein, translated to MRSVSTRPLRRALTPATVALGLVLGTAVVTSGLTGSVPAAHADTEETVTTTTAPVLRAVGYVVDEPIAEITAESTAALTDATAVLGTAADVVADVKAEVAASDLDLGDVTVAIDTSDLRDLAGELRVIELTPALFIPHMTDETVAETEQVRDAIDSLQKALTDAKAKKAAEEAAKKKAAAEAKAKAEREAAEKAAAAERAAAQRSTAAPAPTSSGSSNYSGGDARAIARDMLAQRGWGDDQFQCLDALWSRESGWNYQAHNSSSGAYGIPQALPGSKMASAGSDWQTNPATQIKWGLGYIDGRYGTPCGAWNHSQSHGWY
- a CDS encoding MFS transporter, producing the protein MSIPTSDGRSGTTPSGGVPTSTRSIPVSPAARWRAFWVCVSVAALTIMDLTKVNVAVPVIGDVLDAGSTELQLIVSGFVLTFGLTLVPMGRLGDQRSRRMLFIVGLSLYTFTSILCAVAPSAPVLVVGRLLQGLAAGIQMPQVLGMVQELFRGKERGRAFGLFGATIGIATAFGPTLGGLLIALGGPQDGWRLIFWMNVPLCLLAIAGVIWLLPTTRHASPHPVALDPVGILLFAATVVSLMWPFLFTTGAPTDDPARWWLLAAFVLFVSAFIAWERHYAARGKDPLVSLPMFKIPSFRNGTLLQTAYFTGTPALFLVTTLFLQIGLGLAPVYAGMTSIGFALASAVTSWIGGNLVATHGRIVVVWGMVGILLGAGGLMLTALYADPEWIPWLMAAVMTVAGAGGGFVIAPNQTLTLADIPVKEGGLAGSIGQLGQRVGASVGTAVALSLFYATIYRESGSHDDLTVYQDAYEYGMIAVAVFLGLAFVIAVVDLSTRGRGRV